A window from Citrus sinensis cultivar Valencia sweet orange chromosome 3, DVS_A1.0, whole genome shotgun sequence encodes these proteins:
- the LOC102622858 gene encoding 3-isopropylmalate dehydratase small subunit 1-like, with amino-acid sequence MVTASSISFGANTTFTSSPIPKTKPLFIPHSLKFTTGNGRAAVTFQRAVSVIPKATSADSRATKEPTATFHGLCYVVGDNIDTDQIIPAEYLTLVPSNPDEYEKLGSYALIGLPATYTTRFIDENETKTKYKIIIAGGNFGCGSSREHAPVALGAAGCSAVVAESYARIFFRNSVATGEIYPLDSEARLCEECSTGDVVTIEIAESRLINHTTGKEYKLKPIGDLGPVIDAGGIFAYARKTGMIASRN; translated from the coding sequence ATGGTGACGGCTTCATCAATCTCTTTTGGTGCAAACACTACTTTCACTTCGTCACCCATCCCCAAGACCAAACCCTTATTCATCCCACACTCGCTCAAATTCACCACCGGCAACGGAAGGGCCGCCGTCACTTTCCAACGCGCCGTTTCCGTAATCCCTAAAGCCACCTCAGCAGATTCACGCGCCACCAAGGAACCAACCGCGACCTTTCACGGCCTCTGCTACGTGGTCGGCGACAACATCGACACCGATCAAATCATCCCCGCCGAGTACCTCACCTTGGTCCCATCCAATCCCGATGAATACGAAAAACTCGGCAGCTACGCTTTAATCGGCCTGCCCGCGACCTACACCACGCGCTTCATCGACGAAAacgaaacaaaaacaaagtaCAAGATCATAATCGCAGGCGGTAACTTCGGCTGCGGGTCGTCGCGTGAGCACGCGCCGGTGGCGCTGGGAGCGGCAGGCTGTTCGGCGGTGGTTGCAGAGAGTTACGCGAGGATATTCTTTAGGAATTCAGTTGCGACGGGGGAAATATATCCGTTGGATTCGGAGGCAAGGCTTTGTGAGGAGTGCAGTACGGGAGATGTGGTAACTATTGAAATTGCTGAGAGCCGTTTGATCAATCACACTACTGGGAAGGAGTATAAGTTGAAGCCCATTGGTGATTTGGGGCCCGTTATTGATGCTGGTGGTATCTTCGCCTACGCGCGAAAGACCGGAATGATTGCCAGCCGCAACTGA
- the LOC102623164 gene encoding 60S ribosomal protein L15: MGAYTFVSELWRKKQSDVMRFLQRVRCWEYRQHPSIVRVTRPTRPDKARRLGYKAKQGYVVYRVRVRRGGRKRPVPKGIVYGKPTNQGVTQLKFQRSKRSVAEERAGRKLGGLRVLNSYWINEDSTYKYFEVILVDPAHNAIRNDPRINWLCNPVHKHRELRGLTSAGKKYRGLRGKGHLHHKARPSRRATWKRNNTLSLRRYR, encoded by the exons ATGG GGGCTTACACGTTCGTGTCGGAGCTATGGAGGAAGAAGCAGTCAGATGTGATGAGGTTCTTGCAGAGGGTGAGGTGTTGGGAGTACCGCCAACATCCATCTATTGTTAGGGTCACCCGTCCCACTCGACCTGACAAGGCTCGACGCTTGGGTTACAAGGCCAAGCAG gGTTATGTTGTTTATCGTGTGCGGGTAAGGCGTGGTGGTCGGAAGAGGCCTGTTCCCAAGGGCATTGTGTATGGTAAACCCACAAACCAGGGTGTTACTCAACTGAAGTTTCAGCGCAGCAAGAGGTCTGTTGCAGAGGAGCGTGCCGGTCGTAAGTTGGGAGGTCTTAGGGTTCTCAATTCTTACTGGATCAATGAG GACTCCACTTATAAGTACTTTGAGGTGATCTTGGTTGATCCTGCTCATAATGCCATCCGAAATGACCCAAGAATTAATTGGTTATGCAATCCTGTCCATAAGCACAGGGAACTCCGTGGTCTTACTTCTGCAGGTAAGAAGTACAGAGGCCTACGTGGAAAAGGACACTTGCACCACAAGGCTCGGCCTTCGCGCAGGGCTACCTGGAAGAGAAACAATACTCTTTCCCTCCGTCGCTACCGTTGA